One Bos taurus isolate L1 Dominette 01449 registration number 42190680 breed Hereford chromosome 3, ARS-UCD2.0, whole genome shotgun sequence DNA window includes the following coding sequences:
- the ZMYM1 gene encoding zinc finger MYM-type protein 1 isoform X5: MPPCGGREFREYCQAQQPKTQENDLKINSAFSDSAPQITTGIQLSLASSGMNKMLPSISTTAVQVSCSGCKKVFQKGQTAYQRKGSTELFCSTPCITEYISSGSSPALPKRTCSNCSKDILNLKDVISIQLEDTTTSKTFCSQSCLSSYEEKRKPVVTICANSVSAKCSMCQTTTAKPAKSLPPVLCKSLKPTDEMIETTSDLGKTELFCSINCFSAYSKAKMESSTVVRDASTNLPSPKKDATPVISNIVSLADTHDALPIVNSDVLQGTVSSVTANVIEDISPSESSNSVQQPSLSPPSSVVSQHTVALNTEEQKGHMLNQNATNNMKSMKKSDRLRHPKFTSKIQKVKGKSRSIKKSYFQRLENSIKKDVIFCYSCQLFCQKKFNYGRESLRAQGISHWKKTMEKFRKHEKSEMHLKSLQFWREYQFCDAAVNDTLSNQSKQIEGNKKYLKLIIENILFLGKQCLFLKGNDQSISSVNKGNFLELLEIRAKDKGEEIFRLMNSQVDFYNSTQIQNDIIEIIKTEILQDIVNEINVSSAFSVICDETTGGATKGQFSVCVRYPQKTSKAVLIKERFLGFIDVEEMTGTSLHRSIKAYLQQIGVDLNKIRGQAYDSTSNWKGKLKKIAAEFKKEEPRALYLHCYTHCLDLAVIRFCKEVKELRSALNTLSSLFNTIHGEMSVNFQNIYKLSQSKTCKKHISQPCWTVHDNTLLSVIEGLPEIIETLEVLSNHSSNTSLADELSDLLAVVSKFEFIFCLKFLYRILSVTGILSKEFQSETIDIFSLSSKIEAILECLSSERNDTYFKTIWDGAEEICQKITCKGFEVERPSFQKRRKIQKIIDPGNSDSMFFPTSTEEQYKVNIYYQGLDTVLQNLKLCFLEFDYCKMKQISELLLKWNEPLNEATAKDIQEFYKFDADIIPELRFYRHYAKLNFVLEYDFINFSNLGHLFIQHGLHNNIPCISKLLYIALSWPVTSASAENSFSTLSRLKTYLCRTRGQEKLSGLALMAVEQELVDKLMEPERLNGIVEKFILQVKEI, translated from the exons gagtacTGTCAAGCCCAACAGCCCAAAACTCAGGAGAATGACCTGAAAATAAACTCTGCATTTTCAGACAGTG CTCCTCAGATCACTACAGGCATTCAGCTTTCTCTGGCATCATCTGGCATGAATAAGATGCTTCCTTCAATTTCAACCACAGCTGTTCAGGTTTCCTGTTCTGGTTGTAAAAAAGTTTTTCAAAAGGGACAAACTGCTTATCAGAGGAAAGGTTCTACTGAGCTTTTCTGCTCCACACCATGCATCACTGAATACATTTCATCTGGCAGTTCACCAGCTCTTCCGAAGAGAACTTGTTCAAACTGCTCTAA agacATTTTAAATCTAAAGGATGTGATCAGTATTCAGCTGGAAGATACTACCACTAGCAAAACTTTTTGCAGTCAGTCTTGTCTTTCAtcatatgaagaaaaaagaaagccagtTGTTACCATATGTGCTAATAGTGTTTCAGCCAAGTGCAGCATGTGTCAGACGACTACTGCT AAACCAGCCAAATCACTACCACCTGTTCTTTGCAAATCATTGAAGCCCACAGATGAAATGATTGAGACTACCAGTGACTTGGGGAAGACAGAGCTTTTCTGCTCTATTAATTGTTTCTCTGCTTACAGTAAAGCTAAGATGGAATCTTCTACAG TGGTACGTGATGCTTCAACGAATCTCCCTTCTCCAAAGAAAGATGCAACTCCAGTTATAAGCAATATAGTGTCATTGGCAGATACTCATGATGCCCTGCCCATTGTGAACTCTGATGTATTACAAG GTACAGTTTCTTCAGTAACAGCAAATGTCATTGAGgat ATTTCACCCAGTGAATCAAGTAATAGTGTGCAGCAGCCAAGCCTTTCACCACCGTCATCTGTAGTCAGTCAGCATACGGTTGCCTTAAATACAGAAGAACAAAAAGGTCATATGTTAAACCAAAATGCTACAAACAATATGAAATCCATGAAAAAAAGTGACAGACTACGTCACCCAAAATTTACATCCAAAATACAAAAAGTTAAAGGTAAATCACGAAgtattaaaaaatcttattttcaacGATTAGAAAACAGTATTAAAAAGGATGTAATATTTTGTTATTCATGCCAGTTGTTCTGCCAGAAAAAATTTAACTATGGAAGAGAGTCACTTAGAGCACAAGGAATTTCCCATTggaaaaaaactatggaaaaattcAGAAAGCATGAAAAAAGTGAAATGCATTTGAAGTCATTGCAGTTTTGGAGAGAATACCAATTTTGTGATGCAGCTGTTAATGACACTTTATCTAATCAGTCAAAACAgattgaaggaaataaaaagtaccTAAAGcttataattgaaaatattttatttcttgggaaGCAATGTTTATTCTTAAAAGGAAATGACCAGTCTATTTCGTCTGTGAATAAAGGCAATTTTTTAGAATTGTTAGAAATCCGAGCAAAAGATAAAGGAGAAGAAATATTTCGACTTATGAATTCACAAGTTGACTTCTATAATAGTACACAGATTCAAAATGATATTATTGAAATAATAAAGACTGAAATATTGCAAGATATTGTAAATGAGATCAATGTCTCCTCAGCTTTTTCAGTAATATGTGATGAGACCACTGGTGGTGCCACTAAAGGACAGTTCTCAGTTTGTGTGAGATACCCACAGAAGACATCAAAGGCTGTGTTAATTAAAGAAAGATTTTTGGGTTTCATAGATGTTGAAGAGATGACTGGGACCAGCTTACACAGGAGTATCAAAGCTTACCTGCAGCAAATTGGAGTTGATTTGAATAAAATACGAGGCCAGGCCTATGATAGCACCAGTAATTGgaagggaaaattaaaaaaaattgcagcAGAATTTAAGAAGGAAGAGCCAAGAGCTTTATACCTGCATTGTTACACACATTGTTTGGATTTAGCAGTGATTAGGTTTTGTAAAGAAGTAAAAGAGCTCCGAAGTGCTCTAAATACTCTCAGTTCTTTGTTCAACACTATTCATGGGGAAATGTCGgtaaattttcaaaacatttataaGCTGAGTCAAAGCAAAACATGCAAGAAACACATATCACAACCATGTTGGACAGTCCATGATAATACATTACTGTCTGTGATTGAGGGTCTTCCAGAAATCATTGAAACACTGGAAGTTCTATCAAACCATTCTTCAAACACAAGTTTAGCTGATGAATTGAGTGATTTGTTGGCAGTGGTTTCTAAATTTGAATTTATCTTTTGTTTGAAATTTCTTTATCGAATACTAAGTGTTACAGGAATTCTTTCCAAAGAGTTTCAAAGTGAAACAATAgacattttttctttgtcttcaaaAATAGAAGCAATTTTGGAGTGTTTATCATCTGAAAGAAATGATACTTATTTCAAAACTATCTGGGATGGAGCAGAGGAAATATGTCAAAAAATAACCTGTAAAGGTTTTGAAGTTGAAAGACCTTcatttcaaaaaagaagaaaaattcagaaaattataGATCCTGGCAATTCAGACAGTATGTTTTTTCCTACCTcaacagaagaacaatacaaagtTAATATTTATTACCAAGGCTTGGATACTGTATTGCaaaatttaaaattgtgttttttagAGTTTGATTATTGTAAAATGAAGCAAATTTCAGAACTGTTACTTAAATGGAATGAACCCTTAAATGAAGCAACAGCCAAAGATATCCaagaattttataaatttgaTGCAGACATCATCCCAGAACTTAGATTTTATCGGCACTATGCAAAGCTCAACTTTGTCCTGGAATATGATTTTATCAACTTCAGCAATCTtggccatttatttattcagcatgGTCTTCACAATAATATTCCTTGCATATCAAAGCTATTATATATTGCTTTGTCTTGGCCAGTTACTTCAGCAAGTGCTGAAAACTCATTTTCTACACTTTCTCGtcttaaaacatatttatgtCGTACCAGGGGACAAGAAAAGCTTAGTGGCTTAGCCCTAATGGCCGTTGAGCAGGAATTGGTAGATAAACTGATGGAACCTGAAAGGCTCAATGGAATTGTGGAAAAGTTTATCCTTCAGGTGAAAGAAATATAG
- the ZMYM1 gene encoding zinc finger MYM-type protein 1 isoform X7 yields the protein MPPCGGREFRKPAKSLPPVLCKSLKPTDEMIETTSDLGKTELFCSINCFSAYSKAKMESSTVVRDASTNLPSPKKDATPVISNIVSLADTHDALPIVNSDVLQGTVSSVTANVIEDISPSESSNSVQQPSLSPPSSVVSQHTVALNTEEQKGHMLNQNATNNMKSMKKSDRLRHPKFTSKIQKVKGKSRSIKKSYFQRLENSIKKDVIFCYSCQLFCQKKFNYGRESLRAQGISHWKKTMEKFRKHEKSEMHLKSLQFWREYQFCDAAVNDTLSNQSKQIEGNKKYLKLIIENILFLGKQCLFLKGNDQSISSVNKGNFLELLEIRAKDKGEEIFRLMNSQVDFYNSTQIQNDIIEIIKTEILQDIVNEINVSSAFSVICDETTGGATKGQFSVCVRYPQKTSKAVLIKERFLGFIDVEEMTGTSLHRSIKAYLQQIGVDLNKIRGQAYDSTSNWKGKLKKIAAEFKKEEPRALYLHCYTHCLDLAVIRFCKEVKELRSALNTLSSLFNTIHGEMSVNFQNIYKLSQSKTCKKHISQPCWTVHDNTLLSVIEGLPEIIETLEVLSNHSSNTSLADELSDLLAVVSKFEFIFCLKFLYRILSVTGILSKEFQSETIDIFSLSSKIEAILECLSSERNDTYFKTIWDGAEEICQKITCKGFEVERPSFQKRRKIQKIIDPGNSDSMFFPTSTEEQYKVNIYYQGLDTVLQNLKLCFLEFDYCKMKQISELLLKWNEPLNEATAKDIQEFYKFDADIIPELRFYRHYAKLNFVLEYDFINFSNLGHLFIQHGLHNNIPCISKLLYIALSWPVTSASAENSFSTLSRLKTYLCRTRGQEKLSGLALMAVEQELVDKLMEPERLNGIVEKFILQVKEI from the exons AAACCAGCCAAATCACTACCACCTGTTCTTTGCAAATCATTGAAGCCCACAGATGAAATGATTGAGACTACCAGTGACTTGGGGAAGACAGAGCTTTTCTGCTCTATTAATTGTTTCTCTGCTTACAGTAAAGCTAAGATGGAATCTTCTACAG TGGTACGTGATGCTTCAACGAATCTCCCTTCTCCAAAGAAAGATGCAACTCCAGTTATAAGCAATATAGTGTCATTGGCAGATACTCATGATGCCCTGCCCATTGTGAACTCTGATGTATTACAAG GTACAGTTTCTTCAGTAACAGCAAATGTCATTGAGgat ATTTCACCCAGTGAATCAAGTAATAGTGTGCAGCAGCCAAGCCTTTCACCACCGTCATCTGTAGTCAGTCAGCATACGGTTGCCTTAAATACAGAAGAACAAAAAGGTCATATGTTAAACCAAAATGCTACAAACAATATGAAATCCATGAAAAAAAGTGACAGACTACGTCACCCAAAATTTACATCCAAAATACAAAAAGTTAAAGGTAAATCACGAAgtattaaaaaatcttattttcaacGATTAGAAAACAGTATTAAAAAGGATGTAATATTTTGTTATTCATGCCAGTTGTTCTGCCAGAAAAAATTTAACTATGGAAGAGAGTCACTTAGAGCACAAGGAATTTCCCATTggaaaaaaactatggaaaaattcAGAAAGCATGAAAAAAGTGAAATGCATTTGAAGTCATTGCAGTTTTGGAGAGAATACCAATTTTGTGATGCAGCTGTTAATGACACTTTATCTAATCAGTCAAAACAgattgaaggaaataaaaagtaccTAAAGcttataattgaaaatattttatttcttgggaaGCAATGTTTATTCTTAAAAGGAAATGACCAGTCTATTTCGTCTGTGAATAAAGGCAATTTTTTAGAATTGTTAGAAATCCGAGCAAAAGATAAAGGAGAAGAAATATTTCGACTTATGAATTCACAAGTTGACTTCTATAATAGTACACAGATTCAAAATGATATTATTGAAATAATAAAGACTGAAATATTGCAAGATATTGTAAATGAGATCAATGTCTCCTCAGCTTTTTCAGTAATATGTGATGAGACCACTGGTGGTGCCACTAAAGGACAGTTCTCAGTTTGTGTGAGATACCCACAGAAGACATCAAAGGCTGTGTTAATTAAAGAAAGATTTTTGGGTTTCATAGATGTTGAAGAGATGACTGGGACCAGCTTACACAGGAGTATCAAAGCTTACCTGCAGCAAATTGGAGTTGATTTGAATAAAATACGAGGCCAGGCCTATGATAGCACCAGTAATTGgaagggaaaattaaaaaaaattgcagcAGAATTTAAGAAGGAAGAGCCAAGAGCTTTATACCTGCATTGTTACACACATTGTTTGGATTTAGCAGTGATTAGGTTTTGTAAAGAAGTAAAAGAGCTCCGAAGTGCTCTAAATACTCTCAGTTCTTTGTTCAACACTATTCATGGGGAAATGTCGgtaaattttcaaaacatttataaGCTGAGTCAAAGCAAAACATGCAAGAAACACATATCACAACCATGTTGGACAGTCCATGATAATACATTACTGTCTGTGATTGAGGGTCTTCCAGAAATCATTGAAACACTGGAAGTTCTATCAAACCATTCTTCAAACACAAGTTTAGCTGATGAATTGAGTGATTTGTTGGCAGTGGTTTCTAAATTTGAATTTATCTTTTGTTTGAAATTTCTTTATCGAATACTAAGTGTTACAGGAATTCTTTCCAAAGAGTTTCAAAGTGAAACAATAgacattttttctttgtcttcaaaAATAGAAGCAATTTTGGAGTGTTTATCATCTGAAAGAAATGATACTTATTTCAAAACTATCTGGGATGGAGCAGAGGAAATATGTCAAAAAATAACCTGTAAAGGTTTTGAAGTTGAAAGACCTTcatttcaaaaaagaagaaaaattcagaaaattataGATCCTGGCAATTCAGACAGTATGTTTTTTCCTACCTcaacagaagaacaatacaaagtTAATATTTATTACCAAGGCTTGGATACTGTATTGCaaaatttaaaattgtgttttttagAGTTTGATTATTGTAAAATGAAGCAAATTTCAGAACTGTTACTTAAATGGAATGAACCCTTAAATGAAGCAACAGCCAAAGATATCCaagaattttataaatttgaTGCAGACATCATCCCAGAACTTAGATTTTATCGGCACTATGCAAAGCTCAACTTTGTCCTGGAATATGATTTTATCAACTTCAGCAATCTtggccatttatttattcagcatgGTCTTCACAATAATATTCCTTGCATATCAAAGCTATTATATATTGCTTTGTCTTGGCCAGTTACTTCAGCAAGTGCTGAAAACTCATTTTCTACACTTTCTCGtcttaaaacatatttatgtCGTACCAGGGGACAAGAAAAGCTTAGTGGCTTAGCCCTAATGGCCGTTGAGCAGGAATTGGTAGATAAACTGATGGAACCTGAAAGGCTCAATGGAATTGTGGAAAAGTTTATCCTTCAGGTGAAAGAAATATAG
- the ZMYM1 gene encoding zinc finger MYM-type protein 1 isoform X4: MNKMLPSISTTAVQVSCSGCKKVFQKGQTAYQRKGSTELFCSTPCITEYISSGSSPALPKRTCSNCSKDILNLKDVISIQLEDTTTSKTFCSQSCLSSYEEKRKPVVTICANSVSAKCSMCQTTTAIQYEVKYQSVKHSLCCNACFSKFHSANNLIMNCCENCGAYCSTSSSMFHILQMEGQSHYFNSSKSITTHKQKPAKSLPPVLCKSLKPTDEMIETTSDLGKTELFCSINCFSAYSKAKMESSTVVRDASTNLPSPKKDATPVISNIVSLADTHDALPIVNSDVLQGTVSSVTANVIEDISPSESSNSVQQPSLSPPSSVVSQHTVALNTEEQKGHMLNQNATNNMKSMKKSDRLRHPKFTSKIQKVKGKSRSIKKSYFQRLENSIKKDVIFCYSCQLFCQKKFNYGRESLRAQGISHWKKTMEKFRKHEKSEMHLKSLQFWREYQFCDAAVNDTLSNQSKQIEGNKKYLKLIIENILFLGKQCLFLKGNDQSISSVNKGNFLELLEIRAKDKGEEIFRLMNSQVDFYNSTQIQNDIIEIIKTEILQDIVNEINVSSAFSVICDETTGGATKGQFSVCVRYPQKTSKAVLIKERFLGFIDVEEMTGTSLHRSIKAYLQQIGVDLNKIRGQAYDSTSNWKGKLKKIAAEFKKEEPRALYLHCYTHCLDLAVIRFCKEVKELRSALNTLSSLFNTIHGEMSVNFQNIYKLSQSKTCKKHISQPCWTVHDNTLLSVIEGLPEIIETLEVLSNHSSNTSLADELSDLLAVVSKFEFIFCLKFLYRILSVTGILSKEFQSETIDIFSLSSKIEAILECLSSERNDTYFKTIWDGAEEICQKITCKGFEVERPSFQKRRKIQKIIDPGNSDSMFFPTSTEEQYKVNIYYQGLDTVLQNLKLCFLEFDYCKMKQISELLLKWNEPLNEATAKDIQEFYKFDADIIPELRFYRHYAKLNFVLEYDFINFSNLGHLFIQHGLHNNIPCISKLLYIALSWPVTSASAENSFSTLSRLKTYLCRTRGQEKLSGLALMAVEQELVDKLMEPERLNGIVEKFILQVKEI, encoded by the exons ATGAATAAGATGCTTCCTTCAATTTCAACCACAGCTGTTCAGGTTTCCTGTTCTGGTTGTAAAAAAGTTTTTCAAAAGGGACAAACTGCTTATCAGAGGAAAGGTTCTACTGAGCTTTTCTGCTCCACACCATGCATCACTGAATACATTTCATCTGGCAGTTCACCAGCTCTTCCGAAGAGAACTTGTTCAAACTGCTCTAA agacATTTTAAATCTAAAGGATGTGATCAGTATTCAGCTGGAAGATACTACCACTAGCAAAACTTTTTGCAGTCAGTCTTGTCTTTCAtcatatgaagaaaaaagaaagccagtTGTTACCATATGTGCTAATAGTGTTTCAGCCAAGTGCAGCATGTGTCAGACGACTACTGCT atTCAGTATGAAGTAAAATACCAGAGTGTGAAACATAGTCTTTGCTGTAATGCctgtttttcaaaatttcactCCGCTAACAACCTCATCATGAACTGTTGTGAGAATTGTGGAGCTTACTGTTCCACTAGCTCTAGTATGTTTCATATACTTCAAATGGAAGGACAGTCTCATTACTTTAATAGTTCAAAGAGTATTACTACACATAAGCAG AAACCAGCCAAATCACTACCACCTGTTCTTTGCAAATCATTGAAGCCCACAGATGAAATGATTGAGACTACCAGTGACTTGGGGAAGACAGAGCTTTTCTGCTCTATTAATTGTTTCTCTGCTTACAGTAAAGCTAAGATGGAATCTTCTACAG TGGTACGTGATGCTTCAACGAATCTCCCTTCTCCAAAGAAAGATGCAACTCCAGTTATAAGCAATATAGTGTCATTGGCAGATACTCATGATGCCCTGCCCATTGTGAACTCTGATGTATTACAAG GTACAGTTTCTTCAGTAACAGCAAATGTCATTGAGgat ATTTCACCCAGTGAATCAAGTAATAGTGTGCAGCAGCCAAGCCTTTCACCACCGTCATCTGTAGTCAGTCAGCATACGGTTGCCTTAAATACAGAAGAACAAAAAGGTCATATGTTAAACCAAAATGCTACAAACAATATGAAATCCATGAAAAAAAGTGACAGACTACGTCACCCAAAATTTACATCCAAAATACAAAAAGTTAAAGGTAAATCACGAAgtattaaaaaatcttattttcaacGATTAGAAAACAGTATTAAAAAGGATGTAATATTTTGTTATTCATGCCAGTTGTTCTGCCAGAAAAAATTTAACTATGGAAGAGAGTCACTTAGAGCACAAGGAATTTCCCATTggaaaaaaactatggaaaaattcAGAAAGCATGAAAAAAGTGAAATGCATTTGAAGTCATTGCAGTTTTGGAGAGAATACCAATTTTGTGATGCAGCTGTTAATGACACTTTATCTAATCAGTCAAAACAgattgaaggaaataaaaagtaccTAAAGcttataattgaaaatattttatttcttgggaaGCAATGTTTATTCTTAAAAGGAAATGACCAGTCTATTTCGTCTGTGAATAAAGGCAATTTTTTAGAATTGTTAGAAATCCGAGCAAAAGATAAAGGAGAAGAAATATTTCGACTTATGAATTCACAAGTTGACTTCTATAATAGTACACAGATTCAAAATGATATTATTGAAATAATAAAGACTGAAATATTGCAAGATATTGTAAATGAGATCAATGTCTCCTCAGCTTTTTCAGTAATATGTGATGAGACCACTGGTGGTGCCACTAAAGGACAGTTCTCAGTTTGTGTGAGATACCCACAGAAGACATCAAAGGCTGTGTTAATTAAAGAAAGATTTTTGGGTTTCATAGATGTTGAAGAGATGACTGGGACCAGCTTACACAGGAGTATCAAAGCTTACCTGCAGCAAATTGGAGTTGATTTGAATAAAATACGAGGCCAGGCCTATGATAGCACCAGTAATTGgaagggaaaattaaaaaaaattgcagcAGAATTTAAGAAGGAAGAGCCAAGAGCTTTATACCTGCATTGTTACACACATTGTTTGGATTTAGCAGTGATTAGGTTTTGTAAAGAAGTAAAAGAGCTCCGAAGTGCTCTAAATACTCTCAGTTCTTTGTTCAACACTATTCATGGGGAAATGTCGgtaaattttcaaaacatttataaGCTGAGTCAAAGCAAAACATGCAAGAAACACATATCACAACCATGTTGGACAGTCCATGATAATACATTACTGTCTGTGATTGAGGGTCTTCCAGAAATCATTGAAACACTGGAAGTTCTATCAAACCATTCTTCAAACACAAGTTTAGCTGATGAATTGAGTGATTTGTTGGCAGTGGTTTCTAAATTTGAATTTATCTTTTGTTTGAAATTTCTTTATCGAATACTAAGTGTTACAGGAATTCTTTCCAAAGAGTTTCAAAGTGAAACAATAgacattttttctttgtcttcaaaAATAGAAGCAATTTTGGAGTGTTTATCATCTGAAAGAAATGATACTTATTTCAAAACTATCTGGGATGGAGCAGAGGAAATATGTCAAAAAATAACCTGTAAAGGTTTTGAAGTTGAAAGACCTTcatttcaaaaaagaagaaaaattcagaaaattataGATCCTGGCAATTCAGACAGTATGTTTTTTCCTACCTcaacagaagaacaatacaaagtTAATATTTATTACCAAGGCTTGGATACTGTATTGCaaaatttaaaattgtgttttttagAGTTTGATTATTGTAAAATGAAGCAAATTTCAGAACTGTTACTTAAATGGAATGAACCCTTAAATGAAGCAACAGCCAAAGATATCCaagaattttataaatttgaTGCAGACATCATCCCAGAACTTAGATTTTATCGGCACTATGCAAAGCTCAACTTTGTCCTGGAATATGATTTTATCAACTTCAGCAATCTtggccatttatttattcagcatgGTCTTCACAATAATATTCCTTGCATATCAAAGCTATTATATATTGCTTTGTCTTGGCCAGTTACTTCAGCAAGTGCTGAAAACTCATTTTCTACACTTTCTCGtcttaaaacatatttatgtCGTACCAGGGGACAAGAAAAGCTTAGTGGCTTAGCCCTAATGGCCGTTGAGCAGGAATTGGTAGATAAACTGATGGAACCTGAAAGGCTCAATGGAATTGTGGAAAAGTTTATCCTTCAGGTGAAAGAAATATAG